The window TTATCCGCACTTGACCTGTTAAGAAAAATGCTTCCCATGCAGAGTATCAGTATCAAATGGCCCAATGATATATTTATTGAAAACAAGAAAGCTGCGGGAATACTCATAAAGCTGTGCGTTCAGGAAAACCTTATTAAATACGCCATAATCGGTATCGGCATGAACGTGAACCAGCAACAGTTCCCTTCGGAACTGAGTTCAGCGGTTTCGTTGATAAACTACCTGAACAGAGAAACCAATCTCAAAGAAGCTCTTGAAAAATTTCTTACACTTTTTGATGTGCGTTACAGCCAACTTAGGCAGGGCAAAAAAGCGCCCGTTGACAATGATTACAGAAATGCTTTATACAAACTGGGGAGAACAAACTTGTTTGAATATGACGGGAAACAAGTACATGCAAAGCTCAAGGGTGTGAACGAATACGGATGGATACAGCTTGAAACAGCGGATGGAGAACTTATTGAAGGTGATATGAACCGGGTGAAAATGATTTTGGACTAACGGGCCGTTGCCCTATTGCACGCGTTGCGAACGCGCGCGTACTGGGGGTTATGCACCGTAAATTATTCTTTTATTATCTTTTTCTGCAATGTCCTGTCATTACATGAAAATATAATAATGTACATGCCTTTCTTCAAAGTGCTAATGTCTAATTCTTGCTTATTATTGTATAAAACGCCTTGAAGTATTAGTTTTCCATCAATACTATAAATATAAAAGTTTTGGTTTTGTTTACCAACAGCGTCAATTGTAATTTTATCAACAGCTGGATTTGGATATATGTCTATTTCTTTAATAAGTTCATAATCATTTATATTGCTTGTCAGAGTATCACAAACACATCTAATGCTTAAACCATTAGTCCAACTATGAGATACTCTATATACAGTTGCTGTAAAGTACAATATATTGTAACCCCAAGCAGTAGTTGGATACGCTATAGTTGATGTCCAGAAATCAGCTTCATAATTAATTCCAACGAATTCACCTCCTGCAAATTCACGAAAACCACCGGGTAATGCAGTAAATTCGCTTTCATTTGTTGCATAGTTTGGGCTCATCCAATGGGATGTGCCAGCTTCTCTTAATTTTGTGCCAGCTACACTTTCGCCACCTAGATATCCAATAAGCGTAACCCAGTCAGCATCGGTTGGTACATGCCAGCCTGTCGGACAAATTTTATAGGTAGTTACAGCATACCAGTTGTATAATCCACCATACGTGGCATTAAATGTCGTAGAATCATTGTTATAATATGAATATGCAGGTGTTGTAAGATTAATCCAAACGGAATCAACTGTAACATTTGGTATTGGAGACCCATCGTTGAATGTTATTGTCTTGAGGTTTGAACCTAACCAAACCTGTGTGCCTATAATAACTTTGTTGTAAACATTACCATCAATGTCTGTTACCGTCTGACAAAAAACATGAATTGTCAGGAATGTTGCTACTACAAATAGAAAGATTTTTGTTCTCATGGTATTTTTCTTTTTTTATGGTGCATAACGGACATGTGCTGCTGCATGGCGGGGCGTCAAACGGGCGTGTCCGGCGGACACTGCACGTTTTGATGTCCCGCTTAAGTGTCCGGCAGGACAGTTTTCCCGCTGGCAGCAGCACAAAGTTAGCGTTTCGTTGGTTTTTATTAATCCTTAATACAACGTACAGATAATCCACTTCTCTTCCAGTCGACATTTTTGTATATATTGGCGTAATTATTGAGAATGATCATGTACCATGCTTTGTCTGTATTGTATTCAGTAGAACTCCACCAGTAGCCCTTCCATTTAATGAGGGTGAAGATGCCACTAAATCGGTAACCTCCTGGAAGTGCTGTAAATCCGTATTCATCAGTAGCTCCGGTATTAGGACTTTCCCAATGTTTTAAACCACTTTCTTTCATCTTTCCACCGGCAATACTTAATCCTCCTAAAAAATCTATTAAGGTAATCCACTCAGCATCTGTGGGTATATGCCAGCCTTTTGGACAAAGTTTGTCTGATTTTACAGCCCACCAGTTGTAAAGTGCGCCATAAGTGTTTTTGTTGCTATTGGGATTGTTTTCATACCAGCAATAACCAGGTGTAGTTAAATAGACCCAGTCCGTATTATCGGTCACATAAGGTATTGCTGTACCATCGTTGAAATGAGTGGTTTTTAAGTTCTCAGTCATCCATGTTTGATTTCCGATTTTTACAGTTTTGTAAACATTACCATCAAAATCTTTAACTGATTGCTCAGTTTGTGCTTTAATTAATGAATTTCCTATCACAATAAAGCAAAGTACAATTAACATTCCCTTTATATGTCTCATTTTTTTCTTTTTAATGATTAATAATTATTATTTGAATTTTTCATTTGTCTGTTTCCTAATCCAATGAACGCTAACGCCTGTGTTAGCGTATTACGTTTATTTTTACTTTAGTTTACGGTTACGTTTATTCCATTTTAACATCTTAAATTACTTATTATTAGCACTTTAATTTTTTTAATATCCGTTTGCAA is drawn from Bacteroidales bacterium and contains these coding sequences:
- a CDS encoding biotin--[acetyl-CoA-carboxylase] ligase encodes the protein MKIIFLEETDSTNNHAEKLIESGAVNEPLCIITNNQISGKGQGKNVWLSEPGKNLTFSIVCFPDFLPATQQFYLNKAVALSALDLLRKMLPMQSISIKWPNDIFIENKKAAGILIKLCVQENLIKYAIIGIGMNVNQQQFPSELSSAVSLINYLNRETNLKEALEKFLTLFDVRYSQLRQGKKAPVDNDYRNALYKLGRTNLFEYDGKQVHAKLKGVNEYGWIQLETADGELIEGDMNRVKMILD
- a CDS encoding T9SS type A sorting domain-containing protein, producing MRTKIFLFVVATFLTIHVFCQTVTDIDGNVYNKVIIGTQVWLGSNLKTITFNDGSPIPNVTVDSVWINLTTPAYSYYNNDSTTFNATYGGLYNWYAVTTYKICPTGWHVPTDADWVTLIGYLGGESVAGTKLREAGTSHWMSPNYATNESEFTALPGGFREFAGGEFVGINYEADFWTSTIAYPTTAWGYNILYFTATVYRVSHSWTNGLSIRCVCDTLTSNINDYELIKEIDIYPNPAVDKITIDAVGKQNQNFYIYSIDGKLILQGVLYNNKQELDISTLKKGMYIIIFSCNDRTLQKKIIKE
- a CDS encoding fibrobacter succinogenes major paralogous domain-containing protein, with protein sequence MRHIKGMLIVLCFIVIGNSLIKAQTEQSVKDFDGNVYKTVKIGNQTWMTENLKTTHFNDGTAIPYVTDNTDWVYLTTPGYCWYENNPNSNKNTYGALYNWWAVKSDKLCPKGWHIPTDAEWITLIDFLGGLSIAGGKMKESGLKHWESPNTGATDEYGFTALPGGYRFSGIFTLIKWKGYWWSSTEYNTDKAWYMIILNNYANIYKNVDWKRSGLSVRCIKD